In the Butyrivibrio sp. AE3004 genome, one interval contains:
- a CDS encoding DnaB-like helicase C-terminal domain-containing protein: protein MIYAYKNSEFKEQIAVNSEYEDNGNFKSLNDAMKQFMNDKQQIQKMMAGIDGVSTGFKSLDALTNGLYPGELIVVGGRPSMGKTSFALNLAKSVGASPLGMVAYFSLEMSEQMLTNRIFSSETIVHQDELNKQKITDYEWADIIEVATKVSQLNILIDDTPRITAEEIYSRCCELQKKHEIAMVIIDYLQLISSYENRQSRQDEISDIYRTLKTLAREMNVPVILLSQLSRAIDERSDHHPVLSDLRKAGASEQYADMVIFLYRDQYYNKDSSKESLTEIMVSKNNNGKCGTVELLWDQGSTNFYEPDANMLNTPCVAKDIMKAVCEKYRISEDDVISKERNPEVVLPRQIIMYLCSELIQMPIDEICRLTGKRDHTTVLSGICKIKELRRIDSSLEKNIRQLEAELLDNT, encoded by the coding sequence ATGATTTATGCATATAAAAATAGTGAATTTAAGGAGCAAATAGCTGTGAATAGTGAATATGAAGATAATGGTAACTTTAAATCTTTGAATGATGCGATGAAGCAATTTATGAATGATAAGCAGCAAATTCAGAAAATGATGGCTGGTATAGACGGTGTTTCTACCGGATTTAAGTCATTAGATGCTTTGACGAATGGACTGTATCCGGGTGAGCTCATTGTGGTAGGTGGGCGCCCATCTATGGGAAAAACTTCATTTGCTCTGAATTTGGCTAAATCTGTTGGGGCAAGCCCTTTAGGGATGGTTGCGTACTTTTCACTTGAAATGTCAGAACAAATGCTGACTAATAGGATTTTTTCTTCTGAAACTATTGTTCATCAGGATGAATTAAATAAACAAAAGATTACAGATTATGAATGGGCAGATATTATCGAAGTAGCAACAAAAGTGTCTCAGCTTAATATCTTGATTGACGATACACCAAGGATAACTGCTGAAGAAATTTATAGCAGATGTTGTGAATTACAAAAAAAACATGAGATAGCTATGGTAATTATTGATTATTTGCAACTGATATCTAGCTATGAAAACAGGCAATCAAGGCAGGATGAAATTTCTGATATATATAGAACACTGAAGACATTGGCTAGAGAAATGAACGTTCCTGTAATACTACTGTCTCAACTATCAAGAGCAATAGATGAAAGATCTGATCATCATCCGGTATTATCCGATCTTCGTAAGGCAGGTGCTAGTGAACAGTATGCAGATATGGTCATCTTTTTATATAGGGATCAATATTATAATAAAGATTCGTCAAAGGAAAGTCTGACCGAAATAATGGTTTCAAAGAATAATAATGGAAAATGTGGTACAGTCGAGCTTTTATGGGACCAAGGAAGTACTAATTTCTATGAGCCTGATGCTAATATGCTAAATACTCCCTGTGTAGCGAAAGATATAATGAAAGCTGTTTGCGAGAAATATAGAATAAGTGAAGATGATGTTATTTCAAAAGAAAGAAATCCTGAAGTTGTACTACCTCGTCAGATTATTATGTATCTTTGTTCTGAGCTAATTCAAATGCCTATAGATGAAATATGTAGACTAACTGGAAAAAGAGATCATACTACTGTTTTAAGTGGCATTTGTAAAATTAAAGAATTAAGGAGGATAGATTCTTCCTTGGAAAAGAATATACGTCAACTAGAGGCTGAACTTTTGGATAATACATGA